The genome window GGGCTTGTTTTGTCATAGGTGGTTCTGCCGATGCTCACGCAACGTTTCTGTCTTGAAAGGTCCCCGGGAGGAGATTGTGTACGTGCCCTGCATCTACAGGAACACTGGGAGGAAGAAACCTGACTTTCTGGCCACTGTGGATGTCGACCCCAAATCTCCGCACTACTGCCAGGTACCAAAGGCTTTATCTCGGGACTAAACTGGCCTGGGAAGCAGCTCGGTGCTGGTCCTTCGTGCTCCCAAAGCTGCCGGCTCCGTACCGAAGGCTGGTGCTTGCCCAGTTCTCCCCGAGGCTCTGAGCCTCCCTGTGCTTACAAAATGCACGTAAAATCCGCTTCACACCCCATCCTTCATGTCCCCTGTCACGCCACTCCCCTCCGCGGGGTGAGACTCGCCAGAGGCATCCTGGCCCTCTAGTGATGTCTGCAGCGCGCTGAGCATCTTGATCCGCCCGCGGTCCTGTGCTCGGCAGAGGAGAGACTGGTGtaggcagggctgggggctttGCAGGTGATCCACCGCCTGCCCATGCCCAACCTGGGGGATGAGCTGCACCACTCGGGCTGGaacacctgcagcagctgcttcgGGGACGCCACCAAGAAGCGGAACCGCCTGATCCTGCCCAGCTTCGTCTCCTCCCGCATCTACGTGGTGGACGTGGGAACCGACCTGCGGGCTCCCAGGCTTCTCAAGGTACCCGGGAGGCGGTGCCGGTACCCCGGACAACCAGGGTGGTGGCTTTTGGCTGTGGGAGAGCCAGCCAAAGAGGCTTCGGGGTGTGTCAGAGCTCTGCAGCGCCTTGGTGGCAGTATGGGAAGGCTGTGGAAGGTGCTTGTTCTCCTGCTGGTGTGCGAACACTGAGTTCTCCTCGGTGGGCACCATGCATGGCACTGCCCGGTGGGTGCACAGCCCGTGCCTCGCCCGTGCCGTGTGTCTCCGGAGGAGCCCTGGGCATCCGTGTGCCACTTGCCCTGAGCCTGGGTGTGGGGGCCCCACTGGTGGCTGGCAGCTGGTTCCTCAGGGCGCCCCGTGTGCCGACACGCAAGGGGACGCAGGACCGAGCACGCTCACCACCCCTGGCTGCGTGGCAAGTCCCGTCTTGAGGTCAGGCAGGAGCCGGCCACAGGCTGACAACCGGCCTGTGCACCTGCGTCCAGCGTGGCACGAGCAGCCTTCTCACCCGGGACCGCCTGGCACGAGGGACGTGATGGTGACGGTTCCTGTGGCCTGCCGGCAGGTTGTCAACTCGGAGGACGTCTTCTGGAAGTGCAACCTGGGCTACCCCCACACCTCGCACTGCCTGGGCAGTGGTGAAATCATGATCAGCACCCTGGGAGACCCGGCCGGCAGCGGGAAAGGTACCCCAGTCCCCcggggagaggggcaggaggaacaGTCCCCCCATCCAGAGCTGTCCTGGGGGCTTCATCCaggtcccccagcccctccagcagcctgctccGCAGCGGTGGATCTgtctgttgctgtttgttttacaaTGTGTAAACGGTTGACCTGGGTGGTTTCCTCTCCACCAAcgtggttttgtttttgcatCAGGCGGCTTTATCCTGCTGGATGGCGAGACCTTTGAGATTAAGGGGAACTGGGAGAAAGGGGACAAGATCCCCCCAATGGGTTACGACTTCTGGTACCAGCCACGCCACAATGTCCTGATCAGCACCGAGTGGGGGATCCCAAAATGCCTGGGGTATGGATTTGACCCGAATGATCTGAAGAAAGGTGAGTAAACAGCGGTTTAAATACTCCGGGAGAGAGATGCTGAGCAGCACCGCAAGGCAGCCAAATCTCCAGCCTACCCTGTTGCTGGTGAGAACTGGCACTAACAGGCAGAGAGGACCTGTCCAAGATGAATTCCACACCAATTCCTACGCATCCCATGGGTTTCAAAaaggccagcccagcccacctGAATGCACTTCAGATGTGAGCGGCAGAGGTTCAGCCCAAGGCAGCCCCTGAACGCTGGTGCTGAGCTGGACGTGGGGCTGGGTCTTAGCCGTAGGGACGAAGGATGAGGCCCTGCCTCAGCCCAGCTCCCGCCCAGAGGTCACACcgcccttcccagccctgtcccagtGGGATGGTCCCCACTGGACGCTGGGCATCTTCCCGTGGCTTTTGCCAAGGTCCAAAGCAACTGGTGTGTGCTGGTGTGGAGACCAGGGGGTCTGCGGAGCTCGAGGGGCTGCGAGCTCACCTGAACCATAGCACATCTGCCCGAGACCCTGCGCCTCGCAGCATCTCCTGTgacccctgctctgccctgccccagggcttTACGGCCGCCGCCTCAATGTCTGGGACTGGACCACTCACACCTACGTCCAGGCCATCGACGTGGGCGAGGATGCGGCCCCCCTGGAGATCCGCTTCCTCCACAACCCCGACGCTGCCGAGGGCTACGTGGGCTGCACCATCAGCAGTGCCATCCACCGCTTCTACAAGACCGAGGTACGTGCATCCCGTACACCGGGGGCTCGAGGGAAAGGGGTGCTGCCCCTCAGCTGACCAAGCCGCGTGCCGCCACGCAGCATCCCGCTTCCCGCATCCCCCACCGTCCTCCCAGCCCACCTCTGGTCCACGCCACCTCCCTGTGCCGTGCGGCTGCCTCTGCACCAGAACATGAGCTGGCTTGGGGGAATCTCACCACAGGACTTGTCCTGACTGGCAGCAGTTTAGGCtaaaatgatttaatttaaagatttatttatgcCTTTGTTGCGGACTTACAAAAGCCCAAGCAATGTTCTTCTCGGTGTCTGTTGTTGTGTGTAATGGTGAACTGGGTGAGCAGAGAGAACATTTTTCACCAAACCAGCTCATCTGGCTGGAAAATTAGATGAGTTTTTGGCCCCAAAcaccctccctccagccccagagCCCATCCTCCccatggctctgcagagccagaggtggctggcaaagcagcagagctACAGCCCTAGGGGTTAGGAGTGGTGGATGTGCCCACACAGCATTGGCCCCAGCATCAGGTCTTATCCTGCCTCTCCTGCGTGTGCTGAGCCCCCTGGGGCCGTGCTCTGTCCCACACCTCCCGCAGCAAGGAGACTGGGCAGCTGAGAAGGTGATCCAAGTCCCCAGCAAGAAAGTGGAGGGGTGGCTGCTCCCGGAGATGCCAGGTCAGTCCAGGTGCTGAGGGGCTCCCGGGTTCCCCCGGGTGCTGCCGTTGCCGCCGGTGGTTTGCGCAGCTCTGTCATACCCTCCCCAAGGCTTCATCACCGACATCCTCATCTCGCTGGACGACAGGTTCCTGTACTTCAGCAACTGGCTGCACGGAGACATCCGCCAGTACGACATCTCCGACACCCGCAAGcccaggctggtggggcaggtGAGGCAGCGGGGGGCTCCTGGTCACATCCTGGTGCTTTTCCTCCATCTCTTGGGGACAGACGGGATCAGCCCCTCCTTGCCGCCTCAGCCACCCAGACCTTCGGTCTCCTGCAGGTCTTTGTGGGTGGCAGCATCGCCAAGGGGGGACCCGTCACCGTGAGCAGGGACGAGGAGCTGTGGTGCCAGCCGGAGCCATTCTCCATCCAggtgagctgtgctgctggcacctcaCGGGTCTGCTCTACCGtggtggctgtggcagcagcaccGCTGCTGGGAGGTGACGGAGGTGGTCCCTGGCCCTGTactgctgctgggggggacACGGAGGTGGCCCCGTGGCACCTTCTGGCACTGCTGCTTGCTCAGGGGGACACGGAGGTGGTCCCTGGCCCTGTactgctgctgggggggacATGGATGTGGTCCCTGGCACCCTCCAGCACCGCTGCTCACTCCCAGGGGAAGAGGGTGCCGGGGGGACCGCAGATGATCCAGCTGAGCTTGGATGGGAAGCGGCTGTACGTCACCACCTCCCTGTACAGCGCCTGGGACAGGCAGTTCTACCCCGACCTCATCAGGTACAAAACCTCGACAGACGAGGCGGGTGCTGTGCACCTGGCTGGGGGCTgaaccccccccagccccccgctcTCCCCCGCCCCAGGGACGGCTCCGTCATGCTGCAGCTGGACGTGGACACGGAGCGGGGTGGCCTGGCCGTCAACCAGCGCTTCCTGGTGGATTTTGGGAAGGAGCCCGACGGGCCCTGCCTGGCACACGAGATCCGCTACCCCGGCGGGGACTGCACCTCCGACATCTGGGTTTAGGCCCCTTCAGCTGCCCCCGGAGCCTCTGAGcgcccccaaacccccaaacacaaGGGCACTCCGGGCGCTCAGCAATAAATCTGGGGGGCTGCCGTCCCCGCAGCTGCAGCATCACGTCTTTAAGTTCTCTCTATGAGCCAGGAAACAAAATATGTGACCGAACCAGGGCTGCAAGGCCGCCAGCCCCTCTGAACCGATGGGGTGTTCTTAGTGCGCCCCTcgtgctgctgcctgtgttcCCCTGAAAAAGCAAACCTGGTTTGTATGCTGGGGCTGGCACCAGCGCTGCCTGCGTGAACATGGGCTGCATGCACGCATGGCAGGTATGCACCGCACGCACACGCCCAGCATATGCAGCACACGCACACATATTGCATACCCATGCTGCATGCCATTCATGCTTACACACTGTGCACGTACTGCGCAGGCACCTGCTGCCCACAGGAACACACTGCACACACGTGGTGCGCACACATGCGTTATGCAGGCATCACATGTGTGCACTGCACACCCACACACCACATGTGCACCCACACATTGCATACGCACTGTGCACACAGAGTGTGCACACTGAATGTGGGCCTTACACCCACTGCAtgtgcaggcacagcacagacaTTGCATGCACGATGCATGCACACTTGTTGCACGCAGGTTACATGCACGTTGCATGCACAGACCCACTGCACACCCTTTGCAGGCACGATGCATGCACA of Falco rusticolus isolate bFalRus1 chromosome 19, bFalRus1.pri, whole genome shotgun sequence contains these proteins:
- the LOC119159242 gene encoding methanethiol oxidase-like, which codes for MKGPREEIVYVPCIYRNTGRKKPDFLATVDVDPKSPHYCQVIHRLPMPNLGDELHHSGWNTCSSCFGDATKKRNRLILPSFVSSRIYVVDVGTDLRAPRLLKVVNSEDVFWKCNLGYPHTSHCLGSGEIMISTLGDPAGSGKGGFILLDGETFEIKGNWEKGDKIPPMGYDFWYQPRHNVLISTEWGIPKCLGYGFDPNDLKKGLYGRRLNVWDWTTHTYVQAIDVGEDAAPLEIRFLHNPDAAEGYVGCTISSAIHRFYKTEQGDWAAEKVIQVPSKKVEGWLLPEMPGFITDILISLDDRFLYFSNWLHGDIRQYDISDTRKPRLVGQVFVGGSIAKGGPVTVSRDEELWCQPEPFSIQGKRVPGGPQMIQLSLDGKRLYVTTSLYSAWDRQFYPDLIRDGSVMLQLDVDTERGGLAVNQRFLVDFGKEPDGPCLAHEIRYPGGDCTSDIWV